The proteins below are encoded in one region of Populus alba chromosome 2, ASM523922v2, whole genome shotgun sequence:
- the LOC118049287 gene encoding E3 ubiquitin protein ligase DRIP2 isoform X2, with protein sequence MGNQNHQRHHQVVKVRRETIAACMTCLLCNKLLRDATTISECLHTFCRKCIYRRISNEGLDSCPICNINLGCVPLEKLRPDHNLQDVRSKIFPYKKRKVEAPEVAESVALPVTRRKERSLSSLVVSTPKVSTHTTTTGRRTKPFPRKAAALRGTNFSIEKPNNKEHVPVEDSPESSSSPETLKKTNQNIKQNSHCTEPSQPDPDEAENGTEPRDGKSDLWQPLNFLVEVANRTKSFKSSPQLNDAKSESRPVNDNEPRALKTKFKGNKDKSKVKDERNNIDNVSEGPVEPKRLRRLRQKRAAFNNISGISSPAVLDTAAAKQERRSGPVWFSLLASEREGEAPLPQIPSSYLRLKGLAVAVWKAQVGQPVDLSISECISRCMLPILKRDRLSKLTNYLLTI encoded by the exons ATGGGAAATCAGAATCATCAGCGTCATCATCAGGTGGTGAAAGTGAGGAGGGAAACGATTGCAGCATGCATGACATGTCTTCTCTGCAACAAGTTACTTAGAGATGCCACCACCATATCTGAATGTCTGCATACGT TTTGCAGGAAGTGTATATATCGGAGGATATCAAATGAAGGATTAGATAGCTGCCCAATATGCAACATCAATCTGGGCTGTGTTCCTTTGGAAAAATTAAG GCCAGACCACAATTTGCAAGATGTGAGGTCCAAGATTTTcccatacaaaaaaagaaaggtagAGGCACCTGAAGTTGCAGAGTCAGTTGCATTACCAGTTACTAGAAGAAAGGAAAGGTCGCTCTCATCATTGGTGGTCAGCACTCCTAAAGTTTCCACACATACTACTACAACAGGAAGAAGaacaaaaccttttccaagaaAGGCTGCTGCTTTACGAGGTACCAATTTTTCCATTGAAAAACCCAATAACAAGGAACATGTTCCTGTTGAAGATAGTCCAGAGAGCTCAAGTTCACCCGAAACTCTGAAAAAAACCAATCAGAACATAAAGCAG AATTCTCACTGTACTGAACCCAGCCAACCGGATCCTGATGAAGCAGAGAATGGGACTGAACCAAGGGATGGGAAATCAGATCTCTGGCAACCTTTAAATTTTCTGGTGGAAGTTGCGAACAGAACCAAGTCATTCAAGTCTAGTCCACAACTTAATGATGCTAAATCAGAATCTCGACCTGTCAATGACAATGAACCTCGAGCGCTTAAAACCAAATTTAAGGGAAACAAAGACAAATCAAAAGTAAAGGATGAAAGGAATAATATCGATAATGTCTCTGAGGGACCAGTGGAACCAAAAAGGTTGCGCAGATTACGCCAAAAAAGGGCAGCTTTTAATAACATTTCAGGCATTTCATCACCGGCAGTGCTGGACACTGCTGCTGCAAagcaagaaagaagaagtggTCCTGTTTGGTTTTCATTATTGGCTTCTGAACG GGAAGGAGAAGCACCCTTGCCTCAAATTCCTTCAAGTTACTTAAGGCTAAA AGGTCTGGCGGTTGCAGTATGGAAAGCGCAGGTGGGACAGCCAGTTGACCTATCGATTTCAGAATGTATCTCGAGATGTATGTTACCAATCCTGAAAAGGGACAGGTTATCTAAATTGACTAACTATTTACTAACTATTTAA
- the LOC118049287 gene encoding E3 ubiquitin protein ligase DRIP2 isoform X1, translating to MGNQNHQRHHQVVKVRRETIAACMTCLLCNKLLRDATTISECLHTFCRKCIYRRISNEGLDSCPICNINLGCVPLEKLRPDHNLQDVRSKIFPYKKRKVEAPEVAESVALPVTRRKERSLSSLVVSTPKVSTHTTTTGRRTKPFPRKAAALRGTNFSIEKPNNKEHVPVEDSPESSSSPETLKKTNQNIKQNSHCTEPSQPDPDEAENGTEPRDGKSDLWQPLNFLVEVANRTKSFKSSPQLNDAKSESRPVNDNEPRALKTKFKGNKDKSKVKDERNNIDNVSEGPVEPKRLRRLRQKRAAFNNISGISSPAVLDTAAAKQERRSGPVWFSLLASEREGEAPLPQIPSSYLRLKDGNVPVSFIQKYLMKKLDLASEAEVEIRCMGRPVIPTLLLYNLVDQWLQTVPKTEQVPVTAGFSAKDYVMVLAYARKVPNQ from the exons ATGGGAAATCAGAATCATCAGCGTCATCATCAGGTGGTGAAAGTGAGGAGGGAAACGATTGCAGCATGCATGACATGTCTTCTCTGCAACAAGTTACTTAGAGATGCCACCACCATATCTGAATGTCTGCATACGT TTTGCAGGAAGTGTATATATCGGAGGATATCAAATGAAGGATTAGATAGCTGCCCAATATGCAACATCAATCTGGGCTGTGTTCCTTTGGAAAAATTAAG GCCAGACCACAATTTGCAAGATGTGAGGTCCAAGATTTTcccatacaaaaaaagaaaggtagAGGCACCTGAAGTTGCAGAGTCAGTTGCATTACCAGTTACTAGAAGAAAGGAAAGGTCGCTCTCATCATTGGTGGTCAGCACTCCTAAAGTTTCCACACATACTACTACAACAGGAAGAAGaacaaaaccttttccaagaaAGGCTGCTGCTTTACGAGGTACCAATTTTTCCATTGAAAAACCCAATAACAAGGAACATGTTCCTGTTGAAGATAGTCCAGAGAGCTCAAGTTCACCCGAAACTCTGAAAAAAACCAATCAGAACATAAAGCAG AATTCTCACTGTACTGAACCCAGCCAACCGGATCCTGATGAAGCAGAGAATGGGACTGAACCAAGGGATGGGAAATCAGATCTCTGGCAACCTTTAAATTTTCTGGTGGAAGTTGCGAACAGAACCAAGTCATTCAAGTCTAGTCCACAACTTAATGATGCTAAATCAGAATCTCGACCTGTCAATGACAATGAACCTCGAGCGCTTAAAACCAAATTTAAGGGAAACAAAGACAAATCAAAAGTAAAGGATGAAAGGAATAATATCGATAATGTCTCTGAGGGACCAGTGGAACCAAAAAGGTTGCGCAGATTACGCCAAAAAAGGGCAGCTTTTAATAACATTTCAGGCATTTCATCACCGGCAGTGCTGGACACTGCTGCTGCAAagcaagaaagaagaagtggTCCTGTTTGGTTTTCATTATTGGCTTCTGAACG GGAAGGAGAAGCACCCTTGCCTCAAATTCCTTCAAGTTACTTAAGGCTAAA GGATGGAAATGTACCTGTTTCTTTCATCCAGAAGTACTTGATGAAGAAGCTAGACCTCGCTAGTGAAGCTGAG GTTGAGATCAGATGCATGGGAAGACCAGTGATCCCTACATTACTATTGTATAATTTAGTTGATCAGTGGCTACAAACGGTGCCGAAGACTGAGCAAGTACCAGTAACTGCAGGTTTCTCGGCAAAGGATTATGTGATGGTGCTTGCCTATGCTCGAAAGGTCCCGAACCAATAA
- the LOC118049285 gene encoding PRA1 family protein F3: protein MTSPSPASYGSFQPTAPSSTFLTRATNTTSTIFATRRPWRELIEFSSFARPFSLGDTTIRIKRNLSYFRVNYTMIILSILFLSLLWHPLSMIVFLIVFVAWFFLYFFRDQPLVIFHRTIDDRVVLGLLGVATIVALIFTHVWLNVLVSLLIGAALVVLHSAFRRTDDLYSDEQDVADGSLLSFVGSPTRAGHNRF, encoded by the coding sequence ATGACTTCTCCATCTCCAGCTTCGTACGGTTCCTTCCAACCCACCGCACCCTCGTCCACCTTCCTCACACGCGCCACCAATACTACATCCACCATCTTCGCCACTCGCCGCCCATGGCGCGAATTAATTGAATTCTCCTCCTTCGCGCGCCCATTCTCCCTCGGCGATACCACAATCCGCATAAAACGGAACCTCTCCTACTTTCGCGTTAATTACACAATGATAATCCTCTCTATCCTCTTCTTAAGCCTCTTATGGCACCCTCTCTCAATGATTGTCTTCTTAATCGTCTTCGTCGCCTGGTTTTTCCTTTACTTCTTTCGTGACCAGCCATTGGTGATTTTCCACCGCACGATTGATGATCGTGTGGTGCTTGGTTTGCTCGGTGTCGCTACTATTGTTGCTTTGATTTTCACACACGTGTGGTTAAATGTCTTGGTTTCGCTTTTGATTGGAGCTGCTCTTGTTGTCTTGCACTCTGCGTTTAGAAGAACTGATGATTTGTATTCGGATGAGCAAGATGTGGCTGATGGAAGTTTGCTTTCTTTTGTGGGGAGTCCTACGAGAGCTGGCCACAATCGCTTTTAA